In a genomic window of Mycolicibacterium neoaurum VKM Ac-1815D:
- the marP gene encoding acid resistance serine protease MarP, whose protein sequence is MTPAQWLDLAILAVAFVAAVSGWRSGALGSLLSFIGVVLGAVAGVLLAPHLVGNIDGPRTKLFATLFLILALVVIGEIAGVVLGRAVRGALRNPVLRFVDSIIGSALQLVTVLIAAWLLASPLTSQPTLAGAVRGSKVLTEVNNLAPEWLQKVPARLAGLLDTSGLPAVLEPFSRTPVVAVDAPDAALATSPVVQSVRGSVVKIRGVAPSCQKVLEGSGFVIAPNRVMSNAHVVAGAETVTVEVNGETYDATVVSYDPNQDISILAVPELPSVPLVFDDSEAAPSTDAIVMGYPGGGDFTATPARVRETIELNGPDIYNSTTVNRTVYTIRGTVKQGNSGGPMVDKDGKVLGVVFGAAVDDADTGFVLTAEQVLPQRMQVGNTAPVPTGVCIGQAG, encoded by the coding sequence ATGACTCCCGCACAGTGGCTTGACCTCGCAATCCTTGCCGTCGCCTTCGTGGCCGCGGTGTCCGGCTGGCGCTCCGGCGCACTCGGATCGCTGTTGTCCTTCATCGGCGTCGTCCTGGGTGCGGTCGCCGGTGTGTTGTTGGCACCTCATCTGGTCGGCAACATCGACGGGCCCCGCACCAAGCTGTTCGCCACCCTCTTCCTGATCCTGGCGCTGGTCGTGATCGGCGAGATCGCCGGTGTGGTGCTCGGCAGGGCCGTGCGTGGTGCGTTACGCAATCCGGTGCTGCGCTTCGTCGACTCGATCATCGGGTCGGCGTTGCAGTTGGTGACGGTGCTGATCGCGGCGTGGTTGCTGGCCTCGCCGCTGACCAGCCAGCCCACCCTGGCCGGCGCGGTGCGCGGCTCCAAGGTGCTCACCGAGGTCAACAATCTGGCGCCGGAATGGCTGCAGAAGGTGCCTGCCCGGTTGGCCGGATTACTGGACACCTCGGGTCTTCCCGCGGTGCTGGAACCGTTCAGCCGCACGCCGGTCGTGGCGGTCGACGCACCCGATGCGGCGTTGGCGACCTCGCCGGTGGTGCAGTCCGTCCGCGGCAGTGTGGTCAAGATCCGCGGTGTCGCGCCCAGCTGCCAGAAGGTGTTGGAGGGCAGCGGATTCGTCATCGCGCCCAACCGGGTGATGTCCAATGCCCACGTGGTCGCCGGCGCGGAGACGGTCACCGTCGAGGTCAACGGTGAGACCTACGACGCCACCGTGGTCTCCTACGACCCGAACCAGGACATCTCGATCCTTGCGGTGCCGGAGCTGCCGTCGGTGCCGTTGGTCTTCGACGATTCCGAGGCCGCGCCGAGCACCGATGCCATCGTCATGGGGTATCCCGGCGGCGGCGATTTCACGGCAACCCCGGCGCGGGTGCGCGAGACGATCGAACTCAACGGTCCCGACATCTACAACTCGACGACGGTGAACCGGACGGTGTACACCATCCGCGGCACGGTCAAGCAGGGTAATTCGGGTGGCCCGATGGTCGACAAGGACGGCAAGGTCCTCGGCGTCGTCTTCGGTGCCGCCGTCGATGACGCCGACACCGGTTTCGTGCTGACCGCCGAGCAGGTGCTGCCGCAGCGCATGCAGGTGGGTAACACCGCGCCGGTGCCGACCGGCGTCTGCATCGGTCAGGCCGGGTAG
- a CDS encoding NUDIX hydrolase has product MVELSPDAAPGWLRPLLDNVAAVPSAYRNRTPADVLAAINSANAAATRAGTKRDAAVLVLFSGPADAPSGYPPRGDFGGPPRGDFGGPPPETDLLVTVRASSLRNHSGQAAFPGGVSDPEDDGPVATALREAREETGVDTTRLTPLAVLDRMFIPPTGFHVVPVLAYSPDPGPVRVVDPAEAAIVARVPLRAFINPENRLMVYRQANTSRFAGPAFLLNQMLVWGFTGQVISALLDVAGWAQPWNTDDVRELEEAMALVSSPSQYGEAQR; this is encoded by the coding sequence TTGGTTGAGCTCTCCCCGGACGCCGCGCCGGGCTGGCTGCGTCCGTTGCTCGACAACGTCGCCGCCGTGCCCTCCGCCTACCGAAACCGCACACCCGCCGACGTGCTGGCCGCGATCAACTCCGCCAATGCCGCGGCGACGCGGGCCGGGACCAAACGCGACGCCGCCGTGCTGGTGCTGTTCTCCGGACCCGCCGACGCGCCGAGCGGTTATCCGCCGCGTGGCGATTTCGGCGGCCCGCCGCGTGGCGATTTCGGCGGCCCGCCGCCGGAAACCGACCTGTTGGTCACCGTCCGCGCATCCTCGCTGCGTAACCATTCCGGGCAGGCCGCTTTCCCCGGCGGCGTGTCCGACCCCGAGGACGACGGTCCGGTGGCGACCGCGCTGCGCGAGGCCCGTGAGGAGACCGGGGTGGACACCACCCGCCTGACGCCGCTGGCCGTCCTGGATCGGATGTTCATCCCCCCGACGGGCTTTCATGTGGTGCCGGTGCTGGCGTACTCGCCTGATCCCGGCCCGGTCCGCGTTGTCGATCCGGCCGAGGCCGCCATCGTGGCGCGGGTTCCGCTGCGGGCGTTCATCAATCCGGAGAACCGGTTGATGGTGTACCGCCAGGCCAATACCAGCCGTTTCGCCGGGCCGGCCTTCCTGCTCAACCAGATGCTGGTGTGGGGCTTCACCGGCCAGGTGATCTCGGCACTGCTGGACGTCGCGGGGTGGGCACAACCGTGGAATACCGACGACGTGCGCGAACTGGAGGAGGCAATGGCCTTGGTGTCGTCGCCAAGCCAGTACGGTGAAGCCCAACGATGA
- a CDS encoding S1 family peptidase: MLRHRWQSIARTVSLAVLAPVAVALSPVAHADGPVPLGGGSGIVIDGHAYCTLTAIGHDSAGKLIGFTSAHCGGPGAVVAAEGVPTAGTLGVMVAGNDNLDYAVIEFDPQRVQPVNTVKGFRIDGLGPDPSFGEVACKLGRTTGYSCGVTWGPGQDPGTILNQVCGQPGDSGAPVTVNNRLVGMIHGAFTEDLPTCVTQYIPLHTPAVTMSMSSVLTDIATKNRPGAGFVPIA, translated from the coding sequence ATGTTGAGACACCGCTGGCAGTCCATTGCGCGCACTGTTTCGCTCGCGGTCCTGGCGCCCGTGGCGGTCGCGCTGAGCCCGGTGGCACATGCCGACGGCCCGGTTCCGCTCGGCGGCGGATCGGGGATCGTCATCGACGGTCACGCCTACTGCACACTCACCGCCATCGGCCACGACTCCGCGGGCAAGTTGATCGGGTTCACCTCGGCGCACTGCGGCGGGCCGGGCGCGGTGGTCGCCGCCGAAGGCGTGCCGACGGCGGGAACGCTCGGCGTCATGGTCGCCGGTAATGACAACCTGGACTATGCGGTCATCGAATTCGACCCGCAGCGGGTGCAACCGGTGAACACGGTCAAGGGATTCCGGATCGACGGGCTGGGACCGGACCCGTCGTTCGGCGAAGTGGCCTGCAAGCTGGGTCGCACGACCGGCTACTCGTGCGGTGTGACGTGGGGTCCCGGTCAGGATCCGGGCACCATCCTCAACCAGGTCTGCGGCCAGCCCGGTGATTCCGGGGCGCCGGTGACGGTCAACAACAGACTGGTCGGCATGATCCACGGCGCGTTCACCGAGGACCTGCCGACGTGCGTGACGCAGTACATCCCGCTGCACACCCCGGCGGTCACCATGTCGATGTCCTCGGTGCTCACCGATATCGCCACCAAGAATCGGCCAGGCGCCGGCTTCGTGCCGATCGCCTGA
- the nth gene encoding endonuclease III gives MTASTARSKSQAAWDRETHLGLVRRARRMNRTLAVAFPYVYCELDFTNPLELTVATILSAQCTDKRVNLTTPALFARYRSALDYAQADRAELEELIRPTGFYRNKATSLINLGTELEARFDGEVPRTLEELVTLPGIGRKTANVVLGNAFDIPGITVDTHFGRLVRRWRWTAEEDPVKVEHAVGELIERREWTLLSHRVIFHGRRVCHARRPACGVCVLAKDCPSYGAGPTDKATAAALVKGPETDHLLALAGL, from the coding sequence GTGACCGCCAGCACCGCCCGGAGCAAATCGCAGGCCGCCTGGGATCGAGAGACCCACCTCGGCCTGGTGCGCCGCGCGCGCCGGATGAACCGAACGCTGGCGGTGGCCTTCCCGTACGTCTACTGCGAGCTGGACTTCACCAACCCGTTGGAACTCACGGTCGCCACCATCCTGTCCGCGCAGTGCACCGACAAGCGGGTCAACCTGACCACCCCGGCGTTGTTCGCGCGGTACCGCAGCGCGCTGGACTACGCGCAGGCCGACCGCGCCGAGCTCGAAGAACTGATCCGGCCGACCGGGTTCTACCGGAACAAGGCCACCTCGCTGATCAATCTGGGCACCGAACTGGAGGCGCGTTTCGACGGTGAGGTGCCGCGCACGCTGGAGGAATTGGTCACGCTGCCGGGTATCGGGCGCAAGACCGCCAATGTGGTGCTCGGCAACGCGTTCGACATCCCCGGAATCACGGTCGACACCCATTTCGGGCGGTTGGTGCGGCGCTGGCGCTGGACCGCTGAGGAAGATCCGGTGAAGGTCGAGCACGCCGTCGGCGAGCTGATCGAACGGCGCGAGTGGACCCTGCTCAGCCACCGGGTGATCTTTCACGGTCGCCGCGTCTGCCACGCGAGACGACCCGCGTGCGGGGTGTGCGTGCTGGCCAAGGACTGTCCTTCCTATGGCGCGGGCCCGACCGACAAGGCGACCGCGGCGGCCCTGGTGAAGGGACCGGAGACCGACCATCTGCTGGCACTGGCCGGGTTGTGA
- a CDS encoding alpha/beta fold hydrolase: MARPDPSVVRIDGPWRHFQVHANGIRFHVVEAEESPETEGRGRADRPLVILLHGFGSFWWSWRHQLHGRSDHRVVAVDLRGYGDSDKPPRGYDGWTLAGDTAGLVRALGHNSATLVGHADGGLVCWATAQLHPRMVDAVALISSPHPVALRSSVVADSAQRRALLPWLLRYQLPRWPEHKLTRHNAAELERIVRDRAGHGWVATEDFAVTMRHLRQAIQIPGAVHSTLEYQRWAMRSQIRGEGRRFMRSMAQPIDIPLLHLRGAADPYVLADPVRRSRPYAPDGRFEHVDGAGHFAHEENPRVVNTALAEFLGAVYPA, encoded by the coding sequence ATGGCGCGGCCGGACCCGTCGGTGGTCCGCATCGATGGGCCCTGGCGCCATTTTCAGGTCCACGCCAACGGTATTCGCTTCCACGTCGTGGAGGCCGAGGAATCCCCCGAGACCGAGGGCCGCGGGCGGGCCGATCGCCCACTTGTCATCCTGTTGCACGGTTTCGGCTCGTTCTGGTGGTCGTGGCGCCACCAGCTGCACGGTCGGTCCGACCATCGGGTCGTCGCGGTCGATCTGCGCGGTTACGGCGACAGCGACAAACCGCCGCGCGGTTACGACGGCTGGACATTGGCCGGGGACACCGCGGGTCTGGTCCGCGCACTCGGCCACAACTCGGCCACCCTGGTCGGACACGCCGACGGCGGTCTGGTCTGTTGGGCGACGGCCCAGTTGCACCCGCGGATGGTCGACGCCGTCGCCCTGATCAGCTCACCGCACCCCGTCGCGCTGCGCTCGTCGGTGGTGGCCGACTCCGCCCAGCGCCGCGCGCTGCTGCCCTGGCTGCTGCGCTACCAGCTGCCGCGCTGGCCCGAACACAAGCTGACCCGACACAACGCCGCCGAACTGGAACGGATCGTCCGAGACCGCGCCGGCCACGGCTGGGTCGCCACCGAAGACTTCGCCGTGACCATGCGCCATCTGCGGCAGGCGATCCAGATCCCGGGAGCGGTCCATTCGACCCTGGAGTATCAACGCTGGGCGATGCGCAGCCAGATCCGCGGCGAGGGCCGCAGGTTCATGCGCTCGATGGCCCAGCCGATAGATATCCCGCTGCTGCATCTGCGCGGCGCGGCCGACCCCTACGTCCTGGCCGATCCGGTGCGCCGGTCGCGGCCGTATGCACCCGATGGCCGATTCGAACACGTCGACGGCGCAGGGCATTTCGCACACGAGGAGAACCCGCGGGTGGTCAACACCGCGCTCGCCGAGTTCCTGGGCGCGGTCTACCCGGCCTGA
- a CDS encoding phage holin family protein produces the protein MSTSDRKNGVPATVTSIPLVDPHAPKADPSIGDLVKDATAQVSTLVRAEVELAKAEITRDVKKGLTGSLFFIAALVVLFYSTFFLFFFIAELLDTWLWRWAAFLIVFGVMVLVTIALALLGYLKVRRIRGPRETIASVKETKEALTPGADKPAEAAKPAITTDPSGW, from the coding sequence ATGAGCACCAGCGACCGCAAGAACGGCGTGCCTGCCACTGTGACGTCGATTCCGCTCGTCGACCCGCACGCCCCCAAGGCCGACCCCTCCATCGGAGATCTGGTCAAGGATGCGACCGCACAGGTTTCCACCCTGGTGCGCGCCGAGGTGGAACTCGCCAAGGCCGAGATCACCCGCGATGTGAAGAAGGGCCTGACCGGCAGCCTGTTCTTCATCGCGGCCCTGGTCGTGTTGTTCTACTCGACCTTCTTCCTCTTCTTCTTCATTGCCGAGCTGCTGGATACCTGGCTGTGGCGCTGGGCTGCCTTCCTGATCGTGTTCGGCGTCATGGTGCTGGTCACCATCGCACTGGCGCTGCTCGGCTATTTGAAGGTGCGGCGCATCCGCGGGCCGCGCGAAACCATCGCCTCGGTCAAGGAGACCAAGGAGGCGCTGACCCCGGGCGCGGACAAGCCCGCCGAGGCCGCCAAGCCGGCCATCACCACCGACCCCTCCGGCTGGTAG
- the crp gene encoding cAMP-activated global transcriptional regulator CRP: MDEILARAGIFQGVEPTAVAALTKQLQPVDFPRGHTVFAEGEPGDRLYIITSGKVKIGRRSPDGRENLLTIMGPSDMFGELSIFDPGPRTSSATTITEVRAVSMDREALRAWIADRPEIAEQLLRVLARRLRRTNNNLADLIFTDVPGRVAKQLLQLAQRFGTQEGGALRVTHDLTQEEIAQLVGASRETVNKALADFAHRGWIRLEGKSVLISDSERLARRAR; encoded by the coding sequence GTGGACGAGATCCTGGCCAGGGCCGGAATCTTCCAAGGGGTAGAACCCACCGCGGTCGCTGCGCTGACCAAACAGCTGCAGCCCGTCGACTTTCCGCGCGGACATACGGTGTTCGCCGAGGGCGAGCCCGGTGACCGGCTTTACATCATCACCTCCGGCAAGGTGAAGATCGGCCGACGTTCCCCCGATGGCCGGGAGAACCTGCTGACGATCATGGGCCCGTCGGACATGTTCGGTGAGCTGTCGATCTTCGACCCGGGCCCCCGGACCTCCAGCGCCACCACCATCACCGAGGTGCGTGCGGTGTCGATGGACCGTGAGGCGCTGCGCGCCTGGATCGCCGACCGTCCCGAGATCGCCGAGCAGCTGTTGCGCGTGCTGGCCCGTCGCCTGCGGCGCACCAACAACAACCTCGCCGACCTGATCTTCACCGACGTGCCCGGCCGGGTGGCCAAGCAGCTGCTGCAGCTGGCCCAGCGCTTCGGCACCCAGGAAGGTGGCGCATTGCGCGTCACCCACGACCTCACCCAGGAGGAGATCGCCCAGTTGGTCGGCGCCTCCCGGGAGACCGTGAACAAGGCCCTCGCCGATTTCGCCCACCGCGGGTGGATCCGGTTGGAGGGTAAGAGCGTGCTGATCAGCGATTCGGAGCGGTTGGCTCGTCGCGCACGTTAG
- a CDS encoding MBL fold metallo-hydrolase, producing MQHPAYGELRPVWQTDTVSASVLLCNNPGMMTLEGTNTWVLSGPGSDELVIVDPGPDDDEHIDRIAALGTISLVLISHKHGDHTDGIDKLVDRTGAVVRAIGSGFLRGLGGPLTDGEVIDAAGTRITVLATPGHTSDSLSFLVEGAVLTADTVLGRGTTVIDDEDGSLGAYLDSLRRLQGLGQLRVLPGHGPDLANLAEVSAQYLAHRHDRLDQVRAALRELGEDATAKQIVAHVYTDVDEKLWPAAEKSTQAQLDYLRN from the coding sequence TTGCAGCATCCCGCGTACGGCGAGCTGAGGCCGGTCTGGCAGACCGATACCGTGTCGGCCTCGGTACTGCTGTGCAACAACCCCGGGATGATGACGCTGGAGGGCACCAACACCTGGGTGTTGAGCGGGCCGGGCAGCGACGAGCTGGTGATCGTCGACCCGGGGCCCGATGACGACGAGCACATCGACCGGATCGCCGCGCTCGGCACGATCTCGCTGGTGCTCATCAGTCACAAGCACGGTGACCACACCGACGGCATCGACAAGCTGGTCGACCGCACCGGCGCGGTGGTGCGCGCCATCGGTAGTGGGTTCCTGCGGGGACTCGGCGGACCGCTGACCGACGGTGAGGTCATCGACGCCGCGGGGACGCGCATCACCGTGCTGGCGACACCGGGACACACCAGCGATTCGCTGTCATTCCTCGTCGAGGGTGCGGTGCTGACCGCCGACACCGTGCTGGGCCGCGGCACCACCGTCATCGACGACGAGGACGGCAGCCTTGGCGCGTATCTGGATTCCCTGCGTCGGCTGCAGGGACTGGGTCAGCTGCGGGTGCTGCCCGGGCACGGCCCCGATCTGGCGAACCTGGCCGAGGTGTCGGCGCAGTATCTGGCGCACCGGCACGACCGACTCGACCAGGTCCGGGCGGCCTTGCGCGAGCTGGGGGAGGACGCCACGGCCAAGCAGATCGTCGCGCATGTCTACACCGATGTGGACGAGAAGCTGTGGCCCGCCGCGGAGAAGTCGACCCAGGCGCAGCTGGACTACCTCAGAAACTGA
- the acs gene encoding acetate--CoA ligase: MSETTATQTGVPSAYPPPAEFAANANATSDLYDQAEADRLAFWATQADRLSWGTPFTEVLDWSNAPFAKWFVGGKLNVAYNCVDRHVEAGNGDRVAIHWEGEPVGDARTITYAQLQDEVNQAANTLAELGLTTGDRVAIYMPMVPEAIIAMLACARLGAMHSVVFAGFSASALKARIEDAQAKIVITSDGQYRRGKAAPLKTGVDEALEGLGSGSPVEHVLVVRRTGIDVPWTQGRDLWWDETVPKASVEHAHESFDSEHPLFLLYTSGTTGKPKGIVHTSGGYLTQASYTHSVVFDLKPETDVYWCTADIGWVTGHTYIVYGPLSNGATQVVYEGTPASPDEHRHFQVIEKYGVSIYYTAPTVVRTFMKWGRELAFEHDLSSIRLLGSVGEPINPEAWRWYRLVFGADKTPIVDTWWQTETGAIMISPLPGVTHCKPGSAMTPLPGISAKIVDDDGNDLARAVDGAEQTTGYLVLDKPWPSMLRGIWGDDERFKETYWSRFAEQGWYFAGDGARYGSDGEIWVLGRIDDVMNVSGHRISTAEVESALVGHAGVAEAAVVGATDEHTGQGICAFVILKSHAAELSHEQMVDELRAEVSKEISPIAKPREIHVVPELPKTRSGKIMRRLLRDVAEGRELGDTSTLVDPSVFEAIRASK, from the coding sequence ATGAGCGAGACGACAGCGACGCAGACCGGCGTGCCCTCAGCCTATCCCCCGCCCGCCGAGTTCGCGGCCAATGCCAACGCCACGAGCGATCTCTACGATCAGGCCGAGGCCGACCGACTGGCGTTCTGGGCCACCCAGGCCGACCGACTGTCCTGGGGCACCCCGTTCACCGAGGTGCTGGACTGGTCGAACGCGCCGTTCGCCAAGTGGTTCGTCGGCGGCAAGCTCAACGTCGCCTACAACTGTGTGGACCGCCACGTCGAGGCCGGCAATGGTGACCGGGTCGCCATCCACTGGGAGGGCGAGCCCGTCGGCGACGCGCGCACCATCACCTACGCCCAGCTCCAAGACGAGGTCAACCAAGCCGCCAACACGCTCGCCGAACTCGGCCTGACCACAGGCGACCGGGTGGCCATCTACATGCCGATGGTGCCCGAGGCGATCATCGCGATGCTGGCCTGCGCACGGCTGGGCGCGATGCATTCGGTCGTGTTCGCCGGCTTCTCCGCCTCGGCGCTCAAGGCCCGCATCGAGGATGCCCAGGCCAAGATCGTCATCACCTCCGACGGCCAGTACCGCCGGGGCAAGGCCGCACCGCTGAAGACGGGTGTCGACGAGGCATTGGAAGGCCTCGGCTCCGGCAGCCCCGTCGAGCATGTTCTCGTGGTGCGCCGCACCGGGATCGACGTGCCGTGGACCCAGGGCCGCGACCTGTGGTGGGACGAAACGGTGCCCAAGGCATCGGTCGAACACGCCCACGAGTCCTTCGACTCCGAGCACCCGCTGTTCCTGCTGTACACCTCCGGGACCACCGGCAAGCCCAAGGGCATCGTGCACACCTCGGGCGGGTACCTGACCCAGGCGTCCTACACGCACTCGGTCGTCTTCGACCTCAAGCCCGAGACCGACGTCTATTGGTGCACAGCCGATATCGGCTGGGTGACCGGCCACACCTACATCGTGTACGGACCGCTGTCCAACGGAGCCACGCAGGTGGTCTACGAGGGCACGCCGGCGTCCCCGGACGAGCACCGGCACTTCCAGGTCATCGAAAAGTACGGCGTATCCATCTATTACACCGCTCCCACGGTGGTCCGGACCTTCATGAAGTGGGGCCGCGAGCTCGCCTTCGAACACGACCTGTCCAGCATCCGCCTGCTGGGCTCGGTGGGTGAACCGATCAACCCCGAGGCGTGGCGGTGGTACCGGCTGGTGTTCGGCGCCGACAAGACCCCGATCGTGGACACCTGGTGGCAGACCGAGACCGGGGCGATCATGATCTCCCCGCTGCCCGGGGTCACCCACTGCAAGCCCGGTTCGGCGATGACACCGCTGCCCGGCATCTCGGCCAAGATCGTCGACGACGACGGCAACGATCTCGCCCGCGCCGTCGACGGTGCCGAGCAGACCACCGGATACCTGGTGCTGGACAAGCCGTGGCCGTCGATGCTGCGCGGCATCTGGGGTGACGACGAACGGTTCAAGGAAACGTACTGGTCGCGCTTCGCCGAGCAGGGCTGGTACTTCGCCGGCGACGGCGCACGCTACGGCAGCGACGGTGAGATCTGGGTGCTGGGCCGCATCGACGATGTGATGAACGTGTCCGGACACCGCATCTCGACCGCCGAGGTGGAATCCGCACTCGTCGGGCACGCCGGGGTGGCCGAGGCCGCCGTCGTCGGTGCCACCGACGAGCACACCGGCCAGGGCATCTGCGCGTTCGTCATCCTCAAGAGCCACGCCGCCGAACTGTCCCACGAGCAGATGGTCGACGAGCTGCGCGCCGAAGTCTCCAAGGAGATCTCCCCGATCGCCAAACCTCGGGAGATCCACGTCGTCCCGGAACTTCCCAAGACCCGCAGCGGCAAGATCATGCGCCGACTGCTGCGCGATGTGGCCGAGGGCCGCGAACTCGGTGACACCTCGACCCTGGTCGACCCCAGCGTCTTCGAGGCGATCCGCGCCAGCAAGTAG
- a CDS encoding TlpA family protein disulfide reductase — protein sequence MSRSARWTVAVLIVFVALGYALWRELGVTEPGPTGSVASQAPAARDHRAADTPEALAGPRQRADLPPCPAGTGDGPEPLRGITLECAGDGTSVDVAAALAGGPVVLNLWAYWCGPCADELPALQEYQRRMGERVMVVTVHQDENESAGLLRLAELGVRLPTLQDGRRLVAAALKVPNVMPATVVLRADGSVAEILPRPFADADEIAAAVNPLIGVPVG from the coding sequence GTGAGCCGTTCGGCGCGGTGGACCGTAGCGGTCCTGATCGTCTTCGTCGCCCTCGGCTACGCGCTGTGGCGGGAGCTGGGCGTCACCGAACCCGGTCCCACCGGATCCGTTGCATCCCAGGCCCCCGCCGCGCGTGATCACCGGGCCGCCGACACCCCGGAGGCGCTGGCCGGGCCGAGGCAGCGGGCGGATCTGCCGCCCTGCCCCGCAGGTACCGGGGACGGACCCGAGCCGCTGCGCGGGATCACCCTCGAATGCGCGGGAGACGGCACGTCCGTCGATGTCGCGGCGGCGTTGGCAGGCGGGCCGGTGGTGCTCAACCTGTGGGCCTACTGGTGCGGCCCGTGCGCCGACGAACTGCCCGCATTGCAGGAGTATCAACGCCGGATGGGTGAGCGGGTGATGGTGGTGACGGTGCATCAGGACGAGAACGAATCCGCCGGTCTGCTGCGGTTGGCCGAGCTCGGGGTGCGGTTGCCGACGCTGCAGGACGGCCGCCGGTTGGTCGCCGCGGCGCTCAAGGTTCCCAACGTGATGCCTGCCACCGTGGTGCTGCGCGCGGACGGTAGCGTGGCCGAAATTCTGCCGCGACCGTTCGCCGACGCCGACGAGATTGCCGCGGCGGTGAATCCGTTGATAGGGGTGCCCGTTGGTTGA